A genomic stretch from Thermomonospora umbrina includes:
- a CDS encoding sensor histidine kinase, with protein MTPRTPPVRTQSIRTKIVVLLVIPLVSLVGLWVFATLVTFGEARELLDARKFDRRLVRPTQTLVTALQHERRMSMAFLGDPALDRSGLDAQRVKTDEARRHYRTNVTSGTVRARVDRITLDRLDTAAGRLGQVDAIRRLIDQRSLRRDQVVNDYSGLIRDLSDPFRAVTFGNGEIAKDLQNVAALTQVRELLSRQDALVTGALTAGRWRVPEQLELYRLGGAAEFLLADLVPGLPATDRARYEVFATGPDLVRYQRLQQRLAGADHTDRRPPVDLGSWHTASEAVIARMAELEVAVAERATERSDDVATASVARLAAAGGLGLLAVLVSAVVAVRIARRLVGESRLMADTVGDFTENYIPALADVVRDGGTIDADSALPRQRLQVTEIARINEAFLAAGRAVIEAATRESETWRGINEVFVTLARRNQALVHRQLTLLDTMERRTEDPEELDDLFRLDHMATRMRRHAEGLVILAGRPAGRTWRTPVPLVDVVRGAVAEVEDYTRVGVLSMPAAALAGNAVADTIHLLAELIENATLFSPPQSPVRITGQVVPNGFVVEIEDRGLGLKQETLDELNRRLVDTPGFDLSDLGRLGLFVVARLAARHGIKVSLRASPYGGTTAIVLVPAGLVVESPAGGTPPAEMRAQLPGPSPRTVPAEVQAPAGRTLVASPRAVPEPVAAPRAVRDERPDVVVPAELPRRRRAQDPPTGPNPIVNGAAPVAVEAAEVGETPESPETVDKPVELTEDGLPRRRRQGSLASGLQADGADGTDGADGAGREDDPEGRIEDLRTKMAAMQRGWRRGRAEADDGQGTQEDGQ; from the coding sequence ATGACCCCCCGTACACCGCCGGTCAGAACCCAGTCGATCCGCACGAAGATCGTCGTCCTCCTGGTCATCCCGCTCGTGTCCCTGGTGGGGTTGTGGGTGTTCGCCACCCTGGTGACGTTCGGCGAGGCCCGGGAGCTGCTGGACGCCAGGAAGTTCGACCGGCGGCTGGTGCGGCCGACGCAGACGCTGGTCACCGCGCTGCAGCACGAACGACGGATGTCGATGGCCTTCCTCGGGGACCCCGCCCTGGATCGCTCCGGCCTCGACGCGCAGCGGGTCAAGACCGACGAGGCCCGCCGGCACTACCGCACCAACGTCACCTCCGGCACCGTGCGCGCCCGGGTCGACCGGATCACCCTCGACCGGCTCGACACCGCCGCCGGACGGCTCGGCCAGGTGGACGCGATCCGCCGGCTGATCGACCAGCGGTCGCTGCGGCGCGACCAGGTGGTGAACGACTACTCCGGCCTGATCCGCGACCTGTCGGACCCGTTCCGGGCCGTGACGTTCGGCAACGGCGAGATCGCCAAGGACCTGCAGAACGTGGCCGCGCTGACCCAGGTCCGCGAGCTGCTGTCGCGCCAGGACGCGCTGGTCACCGGGGCCCTCACCGCGGGCCGCTGGCGGGTCCCCGAGCAGTTGGAGCTGTACCGGCTCGGCGGGGCGGCGGAGTTCCTGCTCGCCGACCTCGTGCCCGGCCTGCCCGCCACGGACCGCGCCCGGTACGAGGTGTTCGCCACCGGCCCCGACCTCGTCCGCTACCAGCGGCTCCAGCAGAGGCTGGCGGGCGCCGACCACACCGACCGGCGGCCCCCCGTCGACCTCGGCTCCTGGCACACCGCCTCCGAGGCCGTCATCGCCCGGATGGCGGAGCTGGAGGTCGCCGTCGCCGAGCGCGCCACCGAGCGCTCCGACGACGTGGCCACCGCGTCCGTGGCCCGGCTCGCCGCCGCCGGCGGCCTGGGGCTGCTGGCCGTCCTCGTCTCCGCCGTGGTCGCCGTCCGGATCGCCCGCCGGCTGGTCGGCGAGAGCCGGCTGATGGCCGACACCGTCGGCGACTTCACCGAGAACTACATCCCCGCGCTGGCCGACGTGGTCCGCGACGGCGGCACGATCGACGCCGACTCCGCGCTGCCCCGGCAGCGGCTCCAGGTCACCGAGATCGCCCGGATCAACGAGGCGTTCCTGGCCGCCGGCCGGGCCGTGATCGAGGCCGCCACCCGCGAGAGCGAGACCTGGCGCGGCATCAACGAGGTCTTCGTGACCCTCGCCCGCCGCAACCAGGCGCTGGTGCACCGCCAGCTCACCCTGCTGGACACGATGGAACGGCGCACCGAGGACCCCGAGGAGCTGGACGACCTCTTTCGGCTCGACCACATGGCCACCCGCATGCGCCGGCACGCCGAGGGGCTGGTCATCCTGGCGGGCAGGCCCGCCGGACGCACCTGGCGCACGCCGGTCCCGCTGGTGGACGTGGTGCGCGGCGCGGTCGCCGAGGTCGAGGACTACACCCGGGTCGGCGTGCTGTCGATGCCGGCCGCCGCGCTCGCCGGCAACGCCGTCGCCGACACCATCCACCTGCTGGCCGAGCTCATCGAGAACGCCACGCTGTTCTCCCCGCCGCAGTCGCCCGTGCGGATCACCGGTCAGGTGGTGCCCAACGGCTTCGTGGTGGAGATCGAGGATCGCGGTCTCGGGCTCAAGCAGGAGACCCTGGACGAGCTCAACCGGCGGCTGGTCGACACCCCCGGCTTCGACCTGTCGGACCTGGGCCGGCTCGGCCTGTTCGTGGTCGCCAGGCTCGCCGCCCGGCACGGCATCAAGGTGTCGCTGCGGGCCTCGCCGTACGGCGGCACCACCGCCATCGTGCTCGTCCCGGCCGGCCTGGTCGTGGAGTCCCCGGCGGGCGGGACGCCCCCGGCGGAGATGCGCGCCCAACTGCCCGGGCCGTCGCCGCGCACCGTGCCCGCCGAGGTGCAGGCGCCCGCGGGACGCACCCTGGTCGCCTCGCCGCGCGCCGTCCCGGAGCCGGTGGCCGCCCCGCGCGCCGTCCGGGACGAGCGGCCCGACGTGGTCGTTCCCGCCGAACTGCCGCGCAGGCGCCGGGCGCAGGACCCGCCCACCGGGCCGAACCCGATCGTGAACGGCGCGGCGCCGGTGGCCGTCGAGGCGGCCGAGGTCGGCGAGACTCCGGAGAGCCCCGAGACCGTCGACAAGCCGGTGGAACTGACCGAGGACGGGTTGCCGCGACGGCGGCGGCAGGGGAGCCTGGCATCCGGGCTCCAAGCCGACGGGGCCGACGGGACGGACGGGGCCGACGGGGCAGGGCGGGAGGACGATCCCGAGGGGCGCATCGAGGATCTGCGCACGAAGATGGCCGCCATGCAGCGCGGTTGGCGGCGTGGCAGGGCCGAGGCCGACGACGGCCAGGGGACACAGGAGGATGGTCAATGA
- a CDS encoding roadblock/LC7 domain-containing protein — MTDVANPGGELNWLLDHLVDNVAQVRNAVVLSNDGLRIASSRGLEREDAERLAAVSASFQSLSRGAGQEFGGGRPRQTIVEMESAFLFVTAAGQGAALAVLADADADVGVIAYEMAMLVVRVGRHLSANPRSSLAEHHA; from the coding sequence ATGACGGACGTCGCGAACCCGGGCGGAGAGCTCAACTGGCTGCTGGACCATCTGGTCGACAACGTCGCCCAGGTCCGCAACGCGGTGGTGCTGTCCAACGACGGATTGCGGATCGCCTCCTCGCGCGGGCTGGAGCGGGAGGACGCCGAACGGCTCGCCGCCGTGTCGGCCAGCTTCCAGAGCCTGTCGCGCGGCGCCGGCCAGGAGTTCGGCGGCGGCCGGCCGCGCCAGACGATCGTGGAGATGGAGTCGGCCTTCCTGTTCGTGACGGCCGCCGGCCAGGGCGCCGCCCTGGCCGTGCTGGCCGACGCGGACGCGGACGTCGGCGTCATCGCCTACGAGATGGCCATGCTGGTCGTCCGAGTGGGCCGGCACCTGTCGGCCAACCCGCGGTCCTCGCTGGCGGAGCACCATGCATGA
- a CDS encoding DUF742 domain-containing protein has translation MHERTGPARHLGGAGGHAQWTDHAAGPVVRPYALTGGRTRPAGGDFDLIAIIETAAGPGGDPGPAGGRPGGGERALRSPEHQTIVELCRTPLSVAEVASELDLALGVVRVLLGDLLDHGHIRVRRPAPVAQFPNERVLKEVIDGLHAL, from the coding sequence ATGCATGAGCGGACCGGGCCGGCCCGCCACCTTGGCGGGGCCGGCGGACACGCGCAGTGGACCGACCACGCCGCCGGTCCCGTGGTCCGGCCCTACGCGCTGACCGGCGGCCGGACCCGGCCGGCGGGCGGCGACTTCGACCTGATCGCCATCATCGAGACGGCCGCCGGACCCGGCGGCGACCCCGGTCCGGCGGGAGGCCGGCCCGGCGGGGGCGAGCGCGCCCTGCGCTCGCCCGAACACCAGACCATCGTGGAGCTGTGCCGAACCCCGTTGTCGGTGGCCGAGGTCGCCTCCGAGCTGGACCTCGCCCTCGGGGTGGTCCGGGTCCTGCTCGGGGACCTGCTCGACCACGGGCACATCCGGGTGCGCCGGCCGGCTCCGGTCGCTCAGTTCCCCAATGAGCGCGTACTCAAGGAAGTGATCGATGGACTCCATGCGCTCTGA
- a CDS encoding ATP/GTP-binding protein: MRSEPAFPAPGAPDGGDPRESSLAVKILVAGGFGVGKTTLVGAVSEIRPLRTEAMLTEKSIGVDDTSAVEGKTTTTVAMDFGRITLPTGLVLYLFGTPGQDRFWFMWDELAQGALGAVVLVDTRRLADCFASVDYFERRGLPFIVAVNVFDGAKRYAPDQIRAALDLDDDVPVIMSDVRTRDSAKQVLITLVEHVLMATSRRG, encoded by the coding sequence ATGCGCTCTGAGCCCGCCTTCCCCGCCCCCGGGGCTCCGGACGGCGGCGACCCGCGCGAGTCGTCCCTGGCGGTCAAGATCCTGGTCGCCGGGGGCTTCGGCGTGGGCAAGACGACCCTGGTGGGCGCGGTCAGCGAGATCCGGCCGCTGCGCACCGAGGCCATGCTGACCGAGAAGAGCATCGGCGTCGACGACACGTCGGCGGTGGAGGGCAAGACGACCACCACCGTCGCCATGGACTTCGGCCGCATCACCCTGCCCACGGGCCTGGTGCTGTACCTGTTCGGCACGCCCGGCCAGGACCGGTTCTGGTTCATGTGGGACGAGCTGGCGCAGGGCGCGCTCGGCGCGGTCGTGCTGGTCGACACCCGCCGGCTGGCCGACTGCTTCGCCTCGGTGGACTACTTCGAACGGCGCGGGCTGCCGTTCATCGTGGCGGTGAACGTCTTCGACGGGGCCAAGCGGTACGCCCCCGACCAGATCCGCGCCGCCCTCGACCTCGACGACGACGTTCCGGTCATCATGAGCGACGTGCGGACCCGGGACTCGGCCAAGCAGGTGCTGATCACCCTGGTCGAACACGTGCTCATGGCCACCTCCCGGCGCGGCTGA
- a CDS encoding cupin domain-containing protein: protein MILLTTLRAWTGRTADRLDPGDEAAWVPGGDLDDALAVLNGARDVFGDAQLVALTLDPAPTGVPVPGAVDPRHVAEVRYARRGPDGRHTALLRRPEIAEALGLLPHPEGGWFRETWRAPARFTPAGYPGERASATGIYFLLPPGEESLWHAVRSDEVWLHHHGDPLVLELGGTGERPAPVERVVLGPDVLRGERPQALVPAGTWQAARPDGTRGTLVSCVVSPGFDFADFRV, encoded by the coding sequence GTGATCCTGTTGACCACCCTGCGCGCCTGGACCGGGCGGACCGCCGACCGGCTGGACCCGGGCGACGAGGCCGCCTGGGTGCCCGGAGGCGACCTCGACGACGCGCTCGCCGTGCTGAACGGGGCCCGCGACGTGTTCGGCGACGCCCAGCTCGTGGCCCTGACCCTCGACCCCGCGCCGACCGGCGTCCCGGTGCCGGGGGCCGTCGACCCCCGGCACGTGGCCGAGGTGCGGTACGCGCGGCGCGGCCCCGACGGGCGCCACACGGCGCTGCTGCGCCGGCCCGAGATCGCCGAGGCGTTGGGGCTGCTCCCCCATCCGGAGGGCGGCTGGTTCCGCGAGACGTGGCGGGCCCCGGCGCGGTTCACCCCGGCCGGGTATCCGGGCGAGCGGGCGAGCGCGACGGGCATCTACTTCCTCCTCCCGCCCGGTGAGGAGTCCCTGTGGCACGCCGTGCGCTCGGACGAGGTGTGGCTGCACCACCACGGCGATCCGCTGGTGCTGGAGCTCGGCGGCACCGGCGAACGACCCGCCCCGGTCGAACGCGTCGTGCTGGGCCCGGACGTGCTGCGCGGGGAGCGTCCGCAGGCCCTGGTCCCCGCCGGGACCTGGCAGGCCGCCCGTCCCGACGGAACGCGGGGGACGCTGGTGAGCTGCGTCGTGTCCCCCGGCTTCGACTTCGCCGACTTCCGCGTCTGA